In the Magnolia sinica isolate HGM2019 chromosome 15, MsV1, whole genome shotgun sequence genome, one interval contains:
- the LOC131227583 gene encoding NADPH-dependent aldehyde reductase-like protein, chloroplastic yields MATTEPVTNICRLDGRVAIVTGASRGIGRAIALHLASLGANLVLNYSTSSAEADRLAAEINSSAPSIASKPRAITVRANVSNASQVKALFDQSEAAFGPEIHILVNSAGILDPKYPRLANTSEEDWDRTFEVNTKGSFLCCKEAASRLKRGGGGRIICLSSSMVGGLMPGYSAYAASKAAVETMIRILSKELKGTQITANCVAPGPIATDMFFSGKTEEAVQMVINMNPLSRLGETKDVAPLVGFLASDAGEWVNGQVIRVNGGYV; encoded by the coding sequence ATGGCTACTACCGAGCCTGTAACCAACATCTGTCGACTCGACGGCCGGGTAGCAATCGTAACTGGGGCATCACGAGGTATTGGCCGCGCCATCGCCCTCCACCTTGCATCTCTTGGGGCGAACCTCGTCCTCAATTACTCCACTAGCTCCGCTGAGGCTGACCGTCTGGCGGCCGAGATCAATTCATCAGCCCCATCAATAGCATCGAAACCCCGGGCAATCACGGTCCGAGCCAATGTGTCAAATGCGTCCCAAGTGAAGGCACTCTTTGACCAGTCCGAAGCAGCCTTCGGTCCTGAAATTCACATCCTGGTGAATTCTGCTGGGATACTGGACCCCAAGTACCCGAGATTGGCGAACACCTCAGAAGAGGACTGGGACAGGACCTTTGAGGTCAACACCAAGGGCAGCTTCCTTTGTTGCAAGGAGGCTGCTAGTCGCCTGAAACGTGGCGGCGGAGGAAGGATCATCTGCCTTTCTTCGTCGATGGTCGGTGGACTCATGCCCGGGTATTCGGCCTACGCAGCGTCCAAAGCGGCAGTGGAGACCATGATAAGGATCTTATCTAAGGAATTGAAAGGTACGCAGATCACAGCTAACTGTGTGGCACCTGGGCCGatagcaacagacatgttcttcTCAGGGAAGACCGAAGAGGCTGTACAGATGGTGATCAATATGAACCCCCTGAGCCGACTGGGGGAGACTAAAGATGTGGCTCCGCTTGTGGGGTTTTTGGCTAGTGATGCGGGCGAGTGGGTAAATGGCCAGGTTATTCGTGTCAACGGCGGCTATGTTTAA